From Longimicrobium sp.:
GGTGGAGTACGACGTCACCTCGGCCTCGTCGGCGCGGCGGCGCGCCTCGTCCGGCATCGACATGCGCGCCTCGTGCGCCGCGTCGGCCATGGCGGCCGAGATCACGGTGACCGAGCGGATGGCGTCGTCGTTGCCGGCGATCGGCACCGTGAGCACGTCCGGGTCCGCGTTGGTGTCGGCGATGGCCAGCACCGGGATCCCCAGCTTGTTGGCCTCCTGAACCGCGATGCGCTCCTTCTTGGAGTCGACCACGAAGAGCGCCCCCGGCAGGCGGGCCATGTCCTTGACGCCGCTCAGGTACTTCTCCAGCCGCTCGCGCTCGCGGTCCAGCATCAGGCGCTCCTTCTTCGTGTAGAAGTCGAAGGCGCCCTCCTCCTGCCCGCGTTCCAGCTCGCGAAGGCGGCGGATCTGCTTCTTGATCGTGGCGAAGTTGGTGAGCATGCCGCCCAGCCAGCGCTCGGTCACGTAGAACGAGTTGGAGCGCTCGGCCTCGCTCTGGATCACCTGGCGAAGCTGCTTCTTGGTGCAGACGAAGAGGATGCGCTCGCCGCGCGACACGATGCTGCGCACCAGCTCCTGC
This genomic window contains:
- the rpsB gene encoding 30S ribosomal protein S2, whose protein sequence is MAQPSIQDLLEAGVHFGHQTSRWNPKMRKFIFAERNGIYIIDLKKTLRQIELAQELVRSIVSRGERILFVCTKKQLRQVIQSEAERSNSFYVTERWLGGMLTNFATIKKQIRRLRELERGQEEGAFDFYTKKERLMLDRERERLEKYLSGVKDMARLPGALFVVDSKKERIAVQEANKLGIPVLAIADTNADPDVLTVPIAGNDDAIRSVTVISAAMADAAHEARMSMPDEARRRADEAEVTSYSTETGAGAPADRGDRDGQKRRPRRKRRATGGPGAGMGAEGGAEGGDAE